A window of Diospyros lotus cultivar Yz01 chromosome 14, ASM1463336v1, whole genome shotgun sequence contains these coding sequences:
- the LOC127789530 gene encoding uncharacterized protein LOC127789530 yields MATRTKISRILSSLTFKAPSFASGSRSGGVAGQSNASFSSAVAAAASLESEVAGWRLLALKDYEDDRRALYGGVTHRALLVDAVGTLVVPSQPMAQIYRQIGEKYGVEYSEAEILNRYRKAYEQPWGRSRLRYVNDGRPFWQFIVSSSTGCSDSEYFEELYNYYTTEKAWHLCDPDAEKVFKALRNAGVKLAVVSNFDTRLRPLLRALNCDHWFDAVAVSAEVAAEKPNPTIFLKACELLGVKPEDAVHVGDDRRNDIWGARDAGCDGWLWGSDVYSFKEVAQRIGVQV; encoded by the exons ATGGCTACGAGGACGAAGATCAGTAGGATTCTGAGCAGCTTAACCTTCAAAGCTCCCAGTTTCGCCTCCGGCTCTCGCTCAGGCGGAGTTGCAGGACAGTCTAATGCGTCATTCTCATCggcggtggcggcggcggccTCGTTGGAGTCGGAGGTTGCAGGTTGGAGACTGTTGGCTCTGAAAGACTACGAGGATGACCGGCGGGCGCTCTACGGCGGCGTCACTCACAGGGCTCTCTTGGTCGACGCCGTCGGCACTCTCGTTGTGCCTTCTCAGCCCATGGCTCAG ATTTACAGGCAGATCGGTGAGAAATATGGCGTTGAGTACTCCGAAGCTGAGATATTGAACAGATATCGCAAGGCTTACGAGCAGCCTTGGGGTAGATCTCGGCTTAG ATATGTTAATGATGGGAGGCCATTCTGGCAATTTATAGTCAGTTCTTCAACTGGCTGTTCAGATTCTGAGTACTTTGAGGAGTTGTATAACTATTACACCACTGAAAAG GCATGGCACCTCTGTGATCCGGATGCTGAAAAGGTTTTTAAGGCTCTTAGAAATGCTGGTGTGAAGTTGGCTGTCGTGTCAAACTTCGACACTCGTTTAAGACCTCTTTTGCGGGCTCTGAATTGTGATCACTGGTTTGATGCCGTGGCAGTGTCAGCTGAA GTGGCAGCAGAGAAGCCAAATCCGACCATCTTTCTGAAAGCCTGCGAGTTGTTGGGAGTAAAGCCTGAGGATGCTGTTCATGTAGGGGATGATCGCAGAAATGATATATGGGGTGCCAGAGATGCAGGATGTGACGGTTGGCTCTGGGGGAGCGACGTTTATTCATTCAAAGAG GTTGCTCAGAGGATAGGCGTTCAGGTCTGA
- the LOC127790770 gene encoding kinesin-like protein KIN-7O isoform X3, producing MERIHVTVRARPLSPEEAKTSPWRISGNSICFPTHPSISKFEFDRIFGEDCKTREVYESRTKDIVAAAVRGFNGTVFAYGQTNSGKTHTMRGSSSEPGVIPLAVSDVFDIIHEDMDREFLLRMSYMEIYNEEINDLLAPEHRKLQIHESIERGIFVAGLREEIVASPEQVLELMEFGESHRHIGETNMNIYSSRSHTIFRMIIESRERSEHEDASNSCDAVRVSVLNLVDLAGSERAAKTGAEGVRLKEGSHINKSLMTLGTVIKKLSEGAESQGGHVPYRDSKLTRILQPALGGNANTAIICNITLAQIHADETKSSLQFASRALRVTNCAHVNEILTDAALLKRQKKEIEELKAKLQGSHSEHFEEEILNLRNTLLQTELERERIAMELEEEKKAQAEREKRLQEQAKKIENLSSMVLYSNRDDKCDQQKKGKRRDTWCFGNLSRETLGKLNSEVHAKASALKPERSKCYVGPLLPFEELVNEEGTNNSFALEEECSNNRDERCVLPDPRTLLHVTSRKKAPVRKKSSLVESNELEDFQADYEDLFLKFEAQRTMSEIQIDYLTRKLTETDLYPNQSTVPGYVSKSLREAEAILVIKQLQEKINLLEMEKSSSQQNLDSVVELATEQNICAMEKYEKLYRELLNAEEDAKIACKQLASVESIKTTDMADFDFMTKLIMEVEEITLEVQSSRNLADSVSLVVDDALQSFSSVLNLFFDFKSLACQYLIQLKSLVSNHEKLHLCMQQKVGELENEKFVLHNQSVDLQNQIEGLRQNVQSSAKALTELSEQHDVAKSELLSQIQTLDKEISCLSSSSLAREKENMRKDLEKTKAKLRETESKLKNALQEKTKLEGEKACAEREIKKLHSQKALIQRDITKRESLVGRRCDVVADRGSNLFDPKRAKGLAVSCDQTFQDDYKKLEVLAFEMEATIASLEEELATANEEKEMAVSRAESLATDLQALSKLLNISDSELNELREEVSALQISLEESSSYNKNLETSTKMLVEEKEELAMQLTEALMAMEEEKVIWSAKEKASIKAIEEKSNSHHAEIMSLSKQLSEVRNELASCRGECKALGERLVSSEQIAELEKTCRI from the exons ATGGAGAGAATTCACGTGACGGTGAGGGCGAGGCCGCTCTCTCCCGAGGAAGCAAAGACAAGCCCCTGGCGGATCTCCGGCAACTCCATCTGCTTCCCTACTCACCCCTCCATCTCCAAGTTCGAATTTG ATCGGATATTCGGAGAGGACTGCAAGACTCGAGAGGTTTACGAGTCTCGGACCAAAGACATTGTCGCCGCCGCTGTTCGTGGATTCAACG GTACTGTTTTTGCTTATGGACAAACTAACAGTGGAAAAACACATACTATGCGAGGATCCAGTTCTGAGCCTGGAGTTATACCACTTGCTGTAAGCGATGTTTTCGATATCATACATGAG GATATGGACCGGGAGTTTCTTTTGAGAATGTCTTATATGGAGATATACAATGAGGAGATCAATGATTTATTAGCTCCCGAGCACCGAAAATTGCAGATTCATGAAAGCATTGAG CGGGGGATATTTGTTGCTGGTTTAAGAGAAGAAATTGTTGCCTCACCTGAGCAAGTCCTTGAACTTATGGAGTTTGGAGAAT CTCACCGGCATATTGGGGAGACAAACATGAATATATACAGTAGTAGGTCGCATACAATATTCCGCATG ATAATTGAGAGTAGAGAGAGAAGTGAACATGAGGATGCAAGCAATTCTTGTGATGCAGTCCGTGTATCTGTTCTG AACTTAGTGGATCTTGCTGGTTCAGAGCGTGCTGCAAAGACTGGTGCAGAGGGTGTTCGCTTGAAAGAGGGTTCCCACATTAATAAGAGCTTGATGACCCTTGGAACTGTAATCAAGAAATTGAGTGAAGGTGCTGAGAGCCAAGG GGGTCATGTTCCCTATCGAGACAGTAAACTTACACGCATTTTACAACCTGCATTAGGGGGAAATGCAAACACCGCAATCATATGCAATATCACCCTTGCTCAG ATTCATGCTGATGAGACTAAAAGTAGTCTCCAGTTTGCAAGTAGAGCATTGCGTGTGACAAACTGTGCTCATGTGAATGAG ATCTTGACAGATGCTGCTTTGCTAAAGCGTCAAAAGAAAGAGATTGAGGAGCTCAAGGCCAAACTGCAG GGTTCACATTCAGAACATTTTGAAGAGGAGATTCTCAATCTACGGAATACATTATTACAG ACTGAACTGGAGCGGGAGAGGATAGCTATGGAGTTGGAGGAGGAAAAGAAAGCCCAAGCTGAACGAGAAAAGAGACTGCAAGAACAAGCCAAGAAGATTGAGAATTTGAGTTCAATGGTGTTGTATTCAAATAGGGATGACAAATGCGATCAGCAGAAGAAG GGGAAGAGGCGAGATACTTGGTGCTTTGGTAATCTTTCAAGGGAGACTCTTGGGAAG TTGAATTCAGAAGTTCATGCAAAGGCATCTGCTCTGAAACCCGAGAGATCAAAATGTTATGTGGGACCACTTCTTCCTTTTGAAGAACTAGTAAATGAAGAAGGCACGAATAACTCTTTCGCTCTAGAGGAAGAGTGTAGCAATAACAGAGATGAGAGGTGTGTGCTTCCAGATCCACGCACTTTATTACATGTTACTAGCAGGAAAAAAGCACCGGTCAGGAAGAAAAGCTCACTTGTT GAGAGCAATGAGTTAGAAGACTTTCAAGCAGACTATGAAgatttgtttctaaaatttgaagCTCAG AGGACTATGAGCGAGATACAAATTGATTACTTAACAAGAAAGTTGACTGAGACCGATTTATATCCTAATCAAAGTACTGTTCCTGGTTATGTAAGCAAAAGTTTGAGGGAGGCAGAGGCTATTCTTGTTATCAAGCAACTCCAGGAAAAG ATTAATTTGTTAGAGATGGAGAAATCTTCAAGCCAGCAAAATTTGGATAGTGTTGTTGAGTTAGCAACAGAGCAAAACATATGTGCCATGGAGAAGTATGAGAAG CTTTATAGAGAGCTTTTAAATGCAGAGGAGGACGCTAAAATTGCTTGCAAACAGCTTGCATCAGTGGAATCTATTAAAACAACTGAT ATGGCTGATTTTGACTTCATGACAAAGCTAATAATGGAAGTTGAAGAAATAACATTGGAAGTACAAAGCTCAAGAAATCTAGCTGACAGTGTCTCCTTAGTTGTTGATGATGCTTTGCAGAGTTTTTCTTCTGTTCTGAACCTATTCTTT GACTTTAAGTCTTTGGCATGCCAGTACTTGATTCAACTAAAATCTCTTGTTAGTAACCACGAGAAATTGCATCTTTGCATGCAGCAGAAAGTTGGTGAACTTGAGAATGAGAAG TTTGTTTTGCACAATCAATCTGTAGATCTTCAGAATCAGATAGAAGGACTAAGACAAAATGTTCAAAGTTCTGCTAAGGCATTAACT GAACTTTCTGAACAGCATGATGTAGCAAAGTCCGAGCTCCTTTCCCAAATTCAAACTCTTGATAAGGAAATATCATGTTTATCATCTTCATCCCTGGCTAGAGAGaaggagaatatgagaaaagatcttgagaaaacaaaagcaaagtTGAGAGAGACTGAATCCAAGCTTAAGAATGCCCTCCAGGAGAAAACTAAACTCGAG GGTGAGAAAGCGTGTgcagagagagaaataaagaaacTTCATAGCCAAAAAGCTCTTATTCAACGAGATATCACCAAACGCGAGTCACTTGTTGGGAGGAGATGCGATGTGGTTGCTGACCGGGGTTCAAATTTATTTGATCCAAAAAGGGCAAAGGGTCTTGCTGTTTCCTGTGACCAGACATTTCAG GATGATTACAAGAAGCTGGAGGTCCTTGCATTTGAGATGGAGGCAACTATTGCTTCTTTGGAAGAGGAATTAGCTACAGCGAATGAGGAGAAGGAAATGGCTGTTTCTAGAGCTGAAAGTTTGGCTACAGACCTGCAAGCCTTATCCAAACTTCTGAATATTTCAGATTCAGAACTGAATGAATTGCGGGAAGAGGTGTCAGCCCTT CAAATATCTTTGGAAGAATCAAGTTCGTATAACAAGAATCTGGAAACTTCTACTAAGATGTTGgttgaagaaaaggaagagttGGCAATG